The following DNA comes from Flavobacterium sp. N3904.
ATGAAATTCTTATTTTTGCAGACTAATTTTAAAAAGTTCTTACAAGGTGGTAAACAGAAGACACATTCGAGTTAAAGTCATGCAATCTATTTATGCAATGCATCAAAATGGTTCTGACAATCTAGAAAAAGAAGAAAAATTTCTTTTTTACAGCATTGATGCCATTCAGGATTTATACCTTATAATGCTATCGTCTTTGATAGAAATTTGTAAAAAAGAAACGGTTTTTTTACACCTGTCGAGCCAAAAACACTTAGCTACTAAAGAAGAACGCAATCCGAACGAAAAATTCATCAAAAACAGTATTTTTCAAATTCTTGCCGAAAACAATTCCCTTAGTATTGCTTTAGAAAATCGTTCCATCAACAATTGGACATTAAACGATGATTATATTATTCTATTGCTTAATGCCATAAAAGAAAGCTATTTGTATGCTAAATATATGAGCAATACAATAAATACTTTTGAAGAAGACAAAGAATTCATAATTAATATATTCACAGATGTAATTGTTCCTAACGAAAAATTATACGAATATATTGAAGATGATAAATTGACCTGGATTGATGATATCCCGTTGGTAAATACCCATATCATCAAACAACTAAAAGCCATCAAACAAGGTGAGGATGACAACTTTAGAGTTCCAAAATTATACAAAGACAACGAAGATAAAGCTTACGTAAAAGATTTATTTAGAAAAACTGTTTTAAACGAAGCGGAACTGGCCAAAGAATATGTAGACAAAACTCCCAATTGGGATAGCGACAGAATCGCTGAAATTGACACTATCATTCTAAAAATGGCAATTTGCGAATTTTTAAAATTCCCTTCAATTCCCGTAAAAGTAACATTGAATGAATATTTAGAATTGGCAAAAGAATACTCTACACCAAAAAGCAGTATTTTTATCAACGGAATTTTAGACAATTTGGTAAAAGAACTTGAGGCAAATAAAAAAATTGTCAAAATCGGAAGAGGTTTGATGTAATTTTTCGTAATGAATAAAAAAGCAATACATATACTATTAGTTTTGGTAACGATTTTACTATCGTCCTGCAAAAACAATACTGACTCTGCAAAGAATGACGGAAAATTTCCAGAAATAACTTTTTCAAAAAAAACATATGATTTTGGCTCAGTTAATCAAGGAGATATTGTAGAAACCGAATTCGAATTTACAAATTCAGGAAATAAGGACTTGTTAATAACACAGGCAACAGGATCTTGTGGTTGTACCATACCCGATTTTCCCAAAAGAGCCATTCAACCTGGTGAAAGTGAAAAAATTAAGGTTTCGTTTAATTCAACAGGAAAAAGCGGAATGCAAAACAAAACTGTAACAATTGAATCGAATACAAAAGCAGGCATTGAAACAGTAAACATAACAGCAAATGTAATTCCAAGGACTGGAATCGCACAATAATTCTTTAAAACAAAAACTAAATATTTAAATTATGGGACAATTAACTCAATTTGCACCGTTTCTATTAATGTTTGTAGTGATCTATTTCTTTATGATCAGACCACAACAAAAAAGAGCCAAAAACGAAAAAGAATTCGAAAGCGCATTGAAAGTAGGTGACAAAATCATCACAAAAAGTGGACTTCACGGTAAAATTGCTGAGCTTGCAGATACTACAGTTGTTATTGAAACAATGTCAGGAAAGTTAAAAATGGAACGTTCTGCTATTTCTATGGAAATGAGTGCTTCATTGGCAAAAAAATAATTATTCTAGCTCATAAAAAAATCCCAAATTCAGTTTATTTGAATTTGGGATTTTTTAGTTTAAAAAAGGATTTTATTATTTTTTACTCTTTTTTCCTTTTTTAGATTTTTTTGCTTTTGCTTTAGCTTTTTTCTCTTTAGCTTTAGCTTTTAACTTTGCTTTTTTGGCTTTATCCTTTTTGGCTTTCTTTGCTTTTTTGGCTTTTGCTTTTGCTTTTTCTTTAGCTTTCGCTTTTTTGGCTTTTTCTTTTTCTTTTTCGCTCATTTTTACTTTGTTTTTTTTCTTTTTCTTATCTCCGTTTTTTTCTTTCGGAATTAGTACTCCTTCTTCAACTTTAATTTCTTCTTTTACAATGGCAACCATCTCAGCTTTTGGAGCTGGAACAGCTACTTTTGCTCTACTTGGTCTAGTTCTTGTAGCTGTAGAAACAGATTTTACAGTAGCCGGTTTTACAGTCATAGGTTTAACAACAACTGGCTTTGGAGTAGCAGGCTTTACTACAGCACGTTTTACAATCGCAGCAGTTGAAGCAGCAGGTTTTGTAACAACTGGTTTTACCTCTTTTGGCAACTCATTAGTTCCTGATAATGTTGCATCAGGAATAACATTTTCTTCTTTTTTTTCTATCATAATAGTATTTATTTTAATATGTGATTTGTTCTATTAATGCTATAGATGAAATGGGGTCTCTTTAAAAAAATCTTCAATGTTAAATAATTGTTAGATTTATATTAACAAATATAATGAATAATAACACAGCCTAATGTTAAGCTTTTGCGAATTTAAAAAAAAATTCTAAGGATTTTTCTTGGTTTTAAATCAAAACGAATCAAAATATTTTAAACTTCAGGAAGTGAAAGTTTGCAATTTGAAAAAAAAATCCCAAAAACAAATTTTGGGATTTTAGAATTATTTTATGCCTTGTTTTTCAATTTCAATTGCTTCTGCAATATAACTCAAAATGGTTTCTTCATCGATCTCTTCTTTTGAAGTAAATCTCCATTGTCGCATTGATTTTGTTATTCCTTCTTGGGCATTTACTAATTTTTTATTTGGGTCTTTTAGATGAACTCCTTTAAAAAACCATATTGCAAAGAAATGTTTGAAGCCTGCAATACCAATCACATTTTTAGCATTAAAAACATAAACTGGTCCGCCCCACTTGGTTGTTTCTACCAATTCGGTTTTGGCAATCATCGACTTCAGAAGATCCAATTCAGTTTTCCAAATATTTGTTTTATCCATGTATTTAGGATATAGAATTATTTTTTCTTCGGATTTTCTCCTATTTTTAAATAGTCCCCTTTTGCAGTCAACTCTGCAATTCTCACAATCACTTCTACCGCTTTTTGCATACTTTCAACAGGAACATATTCATATTTTCCGTGAAAGTTATGTCCCCCAGCAAAGATATTAGGACAAGGCAAGCCCTTGTAGGATAATTGACATCCATCTGTACCGCCACGAATGGGTTTGATTAATGGTCGGATTCCGAGTTCTCTCATCGCTTTTTCGACAATAAAAACAATATGTTTTACAGGAAGCACCTTCTCTTTCATATTGTAATATTGATCCTTTACTTCGGCAATGACAATATCTTCCCCAAATTTTTTCGCAAATCGTCTATTGATTTTTTTAGTGATTTTAGCAATTAGTTCTTTGCGTTTTTCGAATTTCAATTTATTATGGTCTCTAATAATTAATTCCAAAACTGTTTCCTCAATACTGCCTGTTAAGTGATGGACATGAAAAAAACCTTCGTATCCTTTGGTTTCTTGAGGTGTTTCGTCTTTTGGCAATTCATTTATAAATTCATTGGCAATAAGCATTGAATTGATCATTTTCCCTTTGGCATAGCCAGGATGCACACTTTTTCCTTTGAAAGTAATTTTGGCACCAGCGGCATTAAAATTTTCATATTCTAATTCGCCTACTTGGCTACCATCCATTGTATAAGCCCAATCGGCTCCAAATTTATCAACATCAAAATGATGAGCTCCACGACCTATTTCTTCGTCCGGAGTAAATGCTATTCTAATTTTTCCATGTTTGATTTCAGGGTGATTCACAAGGAATTCCATAGCTGTAACTATTTCGGTAATTCCGGCTTTGTCATCAGCTCCCAATAAAGTAGTACCATCTGTTGTGATTAAGGTTTGCCCTTTGTACTGTAATAAATCTTTGAAATAAGAGGGTGATAAGACGATATTTTGTTCTGCATTCAAAACAATATCCTTGCCATCATAATTGGAAACTATTTGTGGTTTTACATTAGCTCCGCAAAAATCAGGGGAAGTGTCAAAATGAGAAATAAAACCAATAGTAGGAACTTCTTCTGTTATATTACTTGGCAATGTCGCCATTATATAAGCCTTATCGTCGATAGTAATATCTTCTAGTCCAATTTGTTTTAATTCTTCTACAAGTTTGTTGGCCAAATCCCATTGTTTGTGAGTGCTTGGTGTTGATTCTGAACT
Coding sequences within:
- the nusB gene encoding transcription antitermination factor NusB, with the protein product MQSIYAMHQNGSDNLEKEEKFLFYSIDAIQDLYLIMLSSLIEICKKETVFLHLSSQKHLATKEERNPNEKFIKNSIFQILAENNSLSIALENRSINNWTLNDDYIILLLNAIKESYLYAKYMSNTINTFEEDKEFIINIFTDVIVPNEKLYEYIEDDKLTWIDDIPLVNTHIIKQLKAIKQGEDDNFRVPKLYKDNEDKAYVKDLFRKTVLNEAELAKEYVDKTPNWDSDRIAEIDTIILKMAICEFLKFPSIPVKVTLNEYLELAKEYSTPKSSIFINGILDNLVKELEANKKIVKIGRGLM
- a CDS encoding DUF1573 domain-containing protein; the protein is MNKKAIHILLVLVTILLSSCKNNTDSAKNDGKFPEITFSKKTYDFGSVNQGDIVETEFEFTNSGNKDLLITQATGSCGCTIPDFPKRAIQPGESEKIKVSFNSTGKSGMQNKTVTIESNTKAGIETVNITANVIPRTGIAQ
- the yajC gene encoding preprotein translocase subunit YajC gives rise to the protein MGQLTQFAPFLLMFVVIYFFMIRPQQKRAKNEKEFESALKVGDKIITKSGLHGKIAELADTTVVIETMSGKLKMERSAISMEMSASLAKK
- a CDS encoding DUF1801 domain-containing protein; amino-acid sequence: MDKTNIWKTELDLLKSMIAKTELVETTKWGGPVYVFNAKNVIGIAGFKHFFAIWFFKGVHLKDPNKKLVNAQEGITKSMRQWRFTSKEEIDEETILSYIAEAIEIEKQGIK
- the pepT gene encoding peptidase T, yielding MQHIIDRFISYVTIDTESDSSSESTPSTHKQWDLANKLVEELKQIGLEDITIDDKAYIMATLPSNITEEVPTIGFISHFDTSPDFCGANVKPQIVSNYDGKDIVLNAEQNIVLSPSYFKDLLQYKGQTLITTDGTTLLGADDKAGITEIVTAMEFLVNHPEIKHGKIRIAFTPDEEIGRGAHHFDVDKFGADWAYTMDGSQVGELEYENFNAAGAKITFKGKSVHPGYAKGKMINSMLIANEFINELPKDETPQETKGYEGFFHVHHLTGSIEETVLELIIRDHNKLKFEKRKELIAKITKKINRRFAKKFGEDIVIAEVKDQYYNMKEKVLPVKHIVFIVEKAMRELGIRPLIKPIRGGTDGCQLSYKGLPCPNIFAGGHNFHGKYEYVPVESMQKAVEVIVRIAELTAKGDYLKIGENPKKK